Proteins from a single region of Pongo abelii isolate AG06213 chromosome 17, NHGRI_mPonAbe1-v2.0_pri, whole genome shotgun sequence:
- the PRELID3A gene encoding PRELI domain containing protein 3A isoform X1 has product MAPLHSCLLGDRVRPCLRQTKTRGLPGAEACSHPWDTVIQAAMRKYPNPMNPSVLGVDVLQRRVDGRGRLHSLRLLSTEWGLPGLVRAILGTSRTLTYIREHSVVDPVEKKMELCSTNITLTNLVSVNERLVYTPHPENPEMTVLTQEASITVKGISLGSYLESLMANTISSNAKKGWAAIEWIIEHSESAVS; this is encoded by the exons atggcaccactgcactcctgcctgctgggcgacagagtgagaccctgtctcagacaaacaaaaaccaggGGGCTGCCAGGTGCCGAGGCGTGCAG CCACCCGTGGGACACGGTCATCCAGGCGGCCATGCGCAAGTACCCGAACCCGATGAACCCGAGCGTGCTGGGCGTGGATGTGCTGCAGCGCCGCGTGGACGGCCGCGGCCGCCTGCACAGCCTGCGCCTGCTCAGCACCGAGTGGGGGCTGCCCGGCCTCGTGAGAGCG attTTGGGAACCAGTAGGACTTTGACATACATCCGAGAACATTCTGTGGTGGATCCcgtggaaaagaaaatggaacttTGTTCTACCAAT atcACACTCACAAATTTGGTGTCAGTTAATGAGAGGTTGGTGTACACACCTCAtccagagaacccagaaat GACCGTGCTCACACAAGAAGCCAGCATCACTGTGAAGGGGATTAGCCTCGGTAGTTATTTGGAAAGTTTAATGGCCAATACGATATCATCCAATGCAAAGAAG
- the PRELID3A gene encoding PRELI domain containing protein 3A isoform X2, whose product MKIWSSEHVFGHPWDTVIQAAMRKYPNPMNPSVLGVDVLQRRVDGRGRLHSLRLLSTEWGLPGLVRAILGTSRTLTYIREHSVVDPVEKKMELCSTNITLTNLVSVNERLVYTPHPENPEMTVLTQEASITVKGISLGSYLESLMANTISSNAKKGWAAIEWIIEHSESAVS is encoded by the exons ATGAAGATCTGGAGCTCGGAGCACGTGTTTGG CCACCCGTGGGACACGGTCATCCAGGCGGCCATGCGCAAGTACCCGAACCCGATGAACCCGAGCGTGCTGGGCGTGGATGTGCTGCAGCGCCGCGTGGACGGCCGCGGCCGCCTGCACAGCCTGCGCCTGCTCAGCACCGAGTGGGGGCTGCCCGGCCTCGTGAGAGCG attTTGGGAACCAGTAGGACTTTGACATACATCCGAGAACATTCTGTGGTGGATCCcgtggaaaagaaaatggaacttTGTTCTACCAAT atcACACTCACAAATTTGGTGTCAGTTAATGAGAGGTTGGTGTACACACCTCAtccagagaacccagaaat GACCGTGCTCACACAAGAAGCCAGCATCACTGTGAAGGGGATTAGCCTCGGTAGTTATTTGGAAAGTTTAATGGCCAATACGATATCATCCAATGCAAAGAAG